TTAGTGGCAAGATTTTAATTATCTTTTGTAACTTACATGTAATTTAATAGACATGAGGGTATAATTGTATTTTTCTCTCttcatttaattaattgattttttttctcTCCTGATTTCTTTTTCCaattaaaaaatatttaattacattctctatatTTTTTTCTCACACAAATTACCTAACTTAATATTTGataatttaaaagaaaaaatacaaacattattaaatattgttccatctagaacaagattaaaaatatttaattacattatctatacatatatgtattagatCAATATCTGATGAAAAGATGCATAGTGGACAATatgtaataatacacaagtgtataagtctggTATATATCGACTTGTATACACTATGCACTtgaataatacacatgtgtatacgtCTGGTATATACTGACCTGTATATacatatgtacttgaataatatgCAGGTGTATAAATCTGGTATATACCAACCTGTGGGAACAAGATGTAATagtacacaagtgtataagtcttgtatatactgacacgtatacacatatgttaaaaacataatttaattaggtttaatatttaattttaaaaagaacGTAAGAGTTTATTTAAAAGAAACATTAGCCCttcaatctcttataattaaaataatggagaattaattaaaaacgagagagagagagagagagagagagagagagttaagagaggagaaaattaagggattttaattaaacatacttggctaatgtcaatcttacccttttaatctaaaaaataatcaagggtcaagattagttcacacagttcactctcaagaagttgttcactctttaacctaatcctatatatatcaagggtcaagattagtttttagcattttaacttgggggggggggtttaggttttttgaggagtttagtttttagcatttaggttgggggggggggtgggtggttaggtttttctttttttttttggggggggggagggggtgtgggttaggttttttagctattttaggttgtgttcacattggttatcacgattctcgcaataaaggtggttctcacatgaaccttaccatatatatatatatatatatatatatatatatatatatatatatatataggataaggatcattacagaacactaattattgcgagaacaaaaagaacaactccaTATCACTAAATTTGggatttaaggttcatatttcttaaattttatgtttcttacattcatatatgtattatatatacataaaaatcatatattttttccTACACATAGTatacatacatgtaggtaatttagcctacacataacttacatgtgtgtaggttatttaaaaactgaagatttttcatattttgttttaaattcttgtgtgagaaacaataaatcttacatttataacattttcatttattttttaggtttttaggattgaaaaaataaGTGATTTATTTTGTTCTGTGTGTGCTTGCAATATtaagtgttctgcatagaaccttcgcctatatatatatatatatatatatatatatatatatatatatatattcaagacTAGTGTAAATTAACTATATATAAAAGATAAAGGTCGGTGGCTACAGTACCACCAACCCTTATCTCATATTCTTTTGTTTTACTTTTGAAGCCCATTTTGGTTTTTAATtacctttttgtttttttagagacatgtgtgtttatggtgatgatgtgtttttctttatttatctttttttttgttttcattcTTATTCAACACTATTTCATAATCTGATGTATTGGAAAAGGTTTTTGTTAAATACGCTTTAATGTAATTTTTGGTTTCAAAACAAGACGAGTCAACGATATAAAGTtctatttttatgtacgttttgagtTGCACTTCGTTTTGtcgtaaattttgtttggaaacaaatTAGAtgaaatataatacgttttcattcgaCCATATAAATTTTAGTTAGTATAAGTTTCGACGTAAGTTTAGTTCGGAAACGAGCAGGGTTTATCACGCTGCGTACAACGCCAACACATGTGTATATTTTGTGTGCATTTTGAGTTGGTCTACGTTTCAACTTaatttttgtttgaaaacaagtcgtgtcaaatataatatattttcattcaaCGGTATGAATTTGGATTACTCTACGCTTTACGTAAATTTAGTTAAAAAACGAGTCGCGTTGATTGTAATCTATAATTTATAACGTCACATACGGCgccgccgccgcaacgcgcggcggatAAAAAACCTAGTTATCAACCAAATATAGTGGTTTAAGTTTGACAACTGTAAATAATCATTAataaaaactaaccaaatatttattTTTTCGAAACATAATCAACTAAATACAATTGTTTATAATAACTAAATACATTGATGATTTACAATCAACCAAATTCAATGATTTTAATTTCATTCTAAATATAGTAAAAACTTTCATAATTTTAATTTTAACCATTCAACTAATATTCTAAACTATACAAAACATATTAACTGATGTTACAAAATGAAATTTCAAATATTCGAACTATCTGAACATAATAGACATCTAAAAGTTTTCATAGCTTTAACTTAGTGCTTGTATGTTCCGAATCACAGAATTTTATTAAAAAAGATTCAAAGTTCGTCATCATATCAGCATAGCCTCCTTATTTTTCATAAAATCCTCAATGACCCGTTTAACTATTTTCTATCTCTTTTTTTCTTTCACCAACTCGTTGATGACTCAATTCAACCTTTTATTATTTGTTCCCTTCTGACACAAAGCAAAAGATTGTAAGAAAAGAGACAATTTCATATTATACAAAAATCCTAAAACCAATAATTAGAGGAAAAAAGTATAAAGACAAGTTAAGATGGTACACACACCTTGTATTTAATTCTCCTTTGTTTCAAAAGCGACTATTTTAAACAAAGGCTCAATCATTTCTAATTTTAGTATCAAAATACACTCACAAGCTCTACATGTAGAGTGAGATCAAAGCCAATGTGGTGAACTAGGAACCTGTAAaaacaacaaataaataaattacttaaggtttaaaaaaaaagtaaatacaAATCCAAAAAATCTAAACTTTCTATGATCACGAACTAACGAATTCAGATCCTATGTATTCCCGGACAATCTGAAGTCAGAACCACCCGAATACTGTTGCATGTCTTCTGAATTTCAATATATTCTaatgaaatttttattcccccttATTTTTTCAAATTCTGACCTCTGTATACTTATCACTGAATTCCCCTCAAAATAAGCAAATTCAGTCCTATCCGTTCACTAAAAAACTCAACTATGCGGAAAATGTGACATTTTGCTTCACAAAAGTCAGTTTTTCATCATTGCGGATTTTTCTATTTGGCCCATTAATAGTCACTACTCCAAATGATAAACATTCTGCATATGTATACGTGACTACCCCACTATCTTCAAAACTTTgtgatctcatcatcaaatctaTTCAAATCTATTCTCTGAATCCTCCGACGGTGTCCCCGAACAGCCCGTATTTGACGTTAAAATCTCGAAAAAAATATCTATCACCAAATTTTTCTGGACACTCCTCTGGTCACTACGATCAAAAAATGCCTTTTTTAGGCATTTGGACACTTCCGCGCGGATGAGAACCTTTCACGCGGATATATCTACATTCTTGCGAATGAAGTACTTTCGTGCGGATGTATCTACATTCGTGCGAATGAAGTACTTTTGTGCGGATGTAGTTCCTCCGTTCAAACACCGTTGATTCAATTTTTCGATCCAAAATCTTTATTTCTGCGAATTTTATGTTGATTCTTTCACAGACTAGGTCGAAATTCAATATTAATCAATCTTATGGTCTCAGTTTTACTTTTTGTCTGTGAATTGACCAtttatttgatgttttacgtcTGAAATCCCCTAAAAGTCCATAATTCATGAATGTAGATGATTCAGTCAATTGTTAGATCGATTGAATCGGTttcgtagctctgataccaattgttggagtAGTAACGGTTCATTATAGAACACAAGTTCTGCGTTTAATCTGatttaacgtgcggaatccgttaaACCGACCCGTAATCGAGACACGAACGTAAATACTAAACGTTTTATTATGATCCTGACGACAACCTGACAGAGTTTCAACTCTACGACACATAATACACCTAATCTATTGTTGATCCGTATGAAGACTTGAAGAGCGCTGCTTGAAGGGTTACTTGAACGGATATATAGTAGGTATTTATAGTAGATGATGAAGTAAGTCCGTACGTATGAAGATTTCTAGCTCCGTACTAATGTAAATGGTTTACATCCGTATGTATATAATGTTCCATGTTCTTCCTTATGTGTGTAATTGCTCACTCATGTTGACTATATTTTTTAAAAGTTGACTTTCTAAGTTTATGCATGCCAATGATGATGTAATGATGATTTAGGACTTATGGATGTCATCTTGGATGACCACATCATATTTGATCAAATCCGCTCTCTCCATATTATACTAAATCCTAAATCATCCTAATCACTCCTAAATCTACCTAGCGAAGCCTCTTCCGGTATAATACAGACTCAAGACACTTGATATTACATGTATAGTTAGATTTCTACTATGGCCAGACGAATAGTGCACTAATAGAATTGGCTCTACTACTGATGTTCAATTACTCCTTGGAAATCAATTCCTAGTGGATTTTAACTTTCAGATCCTAACCATATAGCCGAAGAGAGATCCCACAAAGGACTCAAATCCTTTAATACCCACATGCAGTGTTGCCTTGATCCTGACAAAGGGACGTAGACCCTTGAAATCTTGTCAAGAGGGAACTACCCACTTGAACCAAATGGTTAGTTGGTGTTGCAAATAAGAATAGtctttgatgttttttttttcaattcttATCTTgataagaaaaaaataaaaatattttcttcTATGCCTCTTATCAAATTATCCTTGTACCTTTAAGTTTAGGCCTATAACGTATCTATATGGAATTCTTGGTTTACAAGAATTGTTGTTTTTTTCATATATAAACAGTATGCCAAAGTAGTATGCAGTAGCCACCTAGCTTCTAAACAAACTTCTTCTACAATTCCACTATACTATTATGATTTCTTCGGTCTTATAACTTTTTATATCATTCCATTTTGACCAAATTTATTCACTTAAATGGTGTATGCAATATAAGTTATAGGTCGACAAGTCTTGATTTTTTATACTATTAATTCTCACTCATGAGTCAATAAGCATTTATTTTTTATACATCAATTTATACGTGGTATAAGTTACTTTTTTTTTGTAGGTTGTCCTAATTTTTATTGTAGCGTTACTTGAGAATGGTTATAATTTTCTTGCAGGAAGAAGGATGGGTTGTGTGCCGCACATTCAAGAAGCCAACAACAGGACAACCAAAATACTCTGAAGGATGGGAATCAAACTTCTTCTACAATAGGTGGATGCATGCCAGGCCGACCATGGATCCACTAGATTATATCACAAGTCAGCCTTCTAGTTCTATATTTTCAAATAGCTTCATGTGCAAGCAAGAATTGGAAGCAAATGAGAATTTAAAGTTTGTTCATTGTGATCAATTCGAACAACTTCCACAACTCAAGAGCCCATCTCTCCTGTCAATTAAGTGGCCTAGCTCTATATATTCATTGGTGTCTCCATTAGGCAATAATGACAAGGAAGATGATCTACCAGTAGGGATAAACATAATCAATGATACTAGCAACAATAATAAAGTGACTGATTGGAGAGCTCTTGATAAGTTTTTAGCTTCTCAACTTAGTCAACATGATCGATATGGGATCGGGGATGGATCGTCTTCAAGTTTGTGATGGGACAAATTATGAACATTTGATAAGTGTTAAATATGAATATGTGATAATATGGAATATAATGAATAATCACCATAGTAGCTTGATATGTATAAGAGTTATTGGGAGTGCATATTTCATATGTGACACATATGGAATGTAATGCATAATCACCGTAGTAGTTTGGGAGTGTATATTTGATAAGCGATAAATATGGAATATAATGAATAATCACCATAGTTGTTTGATATGTATAAGAGTTCGGATAATCTtgatatgtatgtgtgtgtgtgtgtgtgtatatatatatgatcaTGAAGGATTCAAAATAGTATTAGTAAGTCTCCATCTTTGGATTGTGAATTAttcatacaaaatataaataattactaatttggttattgttgttaaaaGAAAAATGTTAATGCATTTTAGTTTATCCGTTGTTGTACGAATAGGCTTAGTGTAGTCGTGTGTGCTAAATAGGTGAATAGTTGAATTGTAAGAAAGGATCAGGTTGATCGCTTACAATTGAAAATGATCAAGCTGAATGTTTAGGGTGTGTGGCTTCATGATTTAAATTCTAAATGATCAAGCCACCCGATAAATACCTGATCATTTGCATTTCTCATTTATTCTTTGATTTCGTCAAATCTTTCTAAAGAgagattgggggggggggtgggagGGAGAGAGAGACGTTGTGTGTAGGTGTGAGGAGAAATCACAAGATGTGATCTCCCGGTTGTGTCATGTAAACTCATTCGGTATAGTAAATTTGTGTTGGCTCGTTCGTTAACGTTTATTAACTGATTTTTCGTTTATTTACCAAATTCAATAGAATCGATTCGAAACGTGTGCTTTCAATTGGTATTAGAGTAAGTTATCGATCTAATCAATCTAACGATTAGATAGATCGATCTTATAGTCGATTAGATCACCTTGCTCATgtttttgtggttaaatttgGTGAAATTTTGAAAGAGTTGACTTTTTGTATGTGCAAATGACATGACCGTGTCGttccgatcagtcaaaaacccaattaaacctaggtagctagggtaagacGGGTATCGAATCCACGAAGAGCAGGTGGGTCAGTATCATATGACTCGTTCaattagttagactatttacaaacaatgtaCAACGTGATTATGAAGTTTGATAATTTTATTTGTTCAATTGATCTGAAAATAAATCGGAGTGAACTGACAATGGGTATTATCTAAAACACTTGTGATTAACTAAAATTGCAACTAAAATACTAACTAGAAAGTTGAAACAAGAAATGAGAATACAGATCACACCCGGTCCGAtaattgcaagacctagggttcctacatgtttttgttttaacttgattcaattacatatagtgattaacggattactatcacgaagcttaggtgccaattgctatcaacgTTATAGACAACGGACTGTAATGCACTTCGTTGcctcggacatgtaaatcctaacctacgaTAAGGCATAAGTGTACAAATTCATTTCGCAAAGTTATAACTTTatcatcgttcgacaattcacaaattcaattcaaatgcacgacaattatcataagtttcaaatactaaacaatttatcacaaaaccaaattaaaatacaaatatataaaccctagaaatcttacaacatctacaccggggtgaaaccgaagagaCTAGCCGTTCATAGTCGAAGAAGCACGATCACCGGAGGATGAACACGAACCCCGAACCATAATCTTCAAGTCTTGAGGAGAGGTGGAAGTTAGGGTTTGAAGGTGAAGGTGGAAgaggatgatggtgatgatgcaATGATGGGGATTTGGTTAGGGTtaaaggttagagatgaagaatGTGGTGTTAGGGATAGATTGGAATGATTGGGAATGAGTTAGATGATGATAATAGGATGTTCCAAGATGATGTTTTTAACCTCCTAAACTCGTAACCCCCCAAAACAAGGTCAAACATGCTTTTAAAATTTGTCAAACAACAAGAAAAAGCAAAAATTCGCGACGGCCACCAGGGAGcggcgtcgccgacgcccctagcgGCGTCGCCGACGCTGACCAAAACAACCAAAATGAGCGACGGCCTAATGCACTGTTTACGCGCATTTTTGCCGATGGGCTTTTCTACGTGGCATCGCCGACGGCCCCcaagggcgtcggcgacggtgtcTACAACTTCACTTCTCCGTTTTTCACGTATCTTGCTCTTGGTTGAACCGTTTCGCATCCCGATGGTCCGTTTTTATCCCGGTGACCCATAAAGCTCCCAAAAAGCACCTTAAACTCCATAAGACCTGaaaacacaaatcccattaaaagtaggctattcgagatTAAAAGTCACGTAAAAACATTAACTTAAACATTTacgaacaccggttttcgaccacgtatcacatccccacacttgtcgtttgcttgtcctcaagccaatctgtttttcactttcacgtgggtcgaacaagaaacgaacatcccattcccgagactaaAGTTAAGGTTTAATGTCATACCCGGTTCAAACTTTTTTACAATTTACAAAATATCTAACggtaaagtgaataatcacatataaaatGGTTATATAAGATTAACCCGCCCTTGAAACTAATAAATCATGCATATCCCagacaatgttctctccactcggttttAGAATTGGCTAATAGTTGATGCATTAGCGCTTTTGACATAATCactcaaaccgattagaacacgtacccgcataggcttgcaactcaatcgtTCTCCCATCaccgaacacaaatactaagtacaagtcataaggtctttggatggttgtaatggggctaggcgaagggtaggaaataggatatttgAAAGTGgataaggtgatgaaaattcgatttttattacaaaacaatTAATCTAACATGATTAACTATAAACATCAAGCTAAGAGGCAACGagtttcgccttttattcaataaCTACTAGtcatattttttgtatttttctcaacaatttttctcttctttttcacaacttttctgaatttttcgattttttttcgCAAGATGTAAAgcacaactatacaaacaaatagacctacaatcgaattttcatcacacgggtttaaaagaaaaagggttaaCGGTTGTGGGCTAAATGGGTTGATCAagcgaaaggtttaggctcaaagtgggcgactaAGGGATTTATTTGGGTGAAGGTAAGCAAATGGTGTAAACGGAAAAGGtctacctaatgccttaatcattctcgtgcttgta
This is a stretch of genomic DNA from Helianthus annuus cultivar XRQ/B chromosome 16, HanXRQr2.0-SUNRISE, whole genome shotgun sequence. It encodes these proteins:
- the LOC110918113 gene encoding NAC domain-containing protein 76, coding for MDTMGQSSLVPPGFRFHPTDEELVGYYLRKKVASQKIDLDVIRDIDLYQIEPWDLIEICRIGYEEQTEWYFFSHNDKKYLTGTRTNRSTMTGFWKATGRDKEVYENRRLIGMRKTLVFYKGRAPKGQKTDWIMYEYRLESKENGSLQEEGWVVCRTFKKPTTGQPKYSEGWESNFFYNRWMHARPTMDPLDYITSQPSSSIFSNSFMCKQELEANENLKFVHCDQFEQLPQLKSPSLLSIKWPSSIYSLVSPLGNNDKEDDLPVGINIINDTSNNNKVTDWRALDKFLASQLSQHDRYGIGDGSSSSL